The Sediminitomix flava genome window below encodes:
- a CDS encoding GH39 family glycosyl hydrolase, translated as MKKLILLFLLLTNASMLIGQELTVEKAKVSFSPDQVLSYNGVKNFDRQKYINIHSSYRSIPNSFKDYLYKDLKISDGRRFGLGGPSNKASKTNHKIPGAFSYEDLQEEMKRTIKNSDPELPFKSQMIFTSHPGSFFPVGNFKMKKDGVWQEGYEAIANYFVERLKEPALQDGYLELLNEPFVHDRDMHTSIDTIVNMMNTTAKVLHQTYPELKIGGPGHAWPAYELQDFKVWEDRMSKFIERAGKEMDFLSVHLYSTFYDDKVSYRAGANAEAILDLIEAKSFKEFGKVKPLVISEYGAGFKAGSKIQEAYFQNRDWLIIHSVNSKMMQFMQRPDRIQKTIPFITSTATWFKSEHPYPYVLFHKKGNDWETTHLIKFYEFWKGIEGEYIPVNSSHPDVQVIGLRNNNKFYICLDNLEDKETKVDLFSTLKGFKAKKVRIRRLFSNSEQPVLEEIKLKNWKELTLKADETSIIIFELKKELQNNKEIVLTEKYHENLIEKVDEDGISYDFEVNTKGLTHAELSLGISRPINLSTTPVVSVNGYQLMVDENEMGRRQDFKELTFEGAEEPKKKRPKQQNFFGVRKVAIPLGYLKEQNTITVKFEEGEGFVSTIKLSTAHLRTLIE; from the coding sequence ATGAAAAAATTAATTTTATTATTCCTGCTTCTCACGAATGCAAGTATGCTCATAGGGCAGGAGCTTACCGTAGAAAAAGCAAAAGTGAGTTTCTCACCAGATCAAGTACTTTCTTACAATGGAGTAAAAAATTTTGATCGGCAGAAGTACATTAATATACATTCAAGTTATAGAAGCATTCCAAATTCGTTTAAGGATTATCTTTATAAAGATCTCAAAATAAGTGATGGACGTCGTTTTGGACTAGGTGGACCTTCCAATAAAGCGAGCAAAACCAACCACAAAATTCCGGGAGCTTTCAGTTACGAAGACCTACAAGAAGAGATGAAACGTACGATCAAAAACTCTGATCCAGAATTGCCTTTTAAGTCACAAATGATTTTTACATCTCACCCTGGCTCATTTTTTCCAGTTGGAAATTTTAAAATGAAAAAGGATGGTGTTTGGCAAGAAGGATATGAAGCAATTGCAAATTACTTTGTAGAGCGACTGAAAGAACCTGCCCTTCAAGATGGCTATCTTGAACTACTTAATGAGCCATTTGTACATGATCGGGATATGCATACAAGTATTGATACCATTGTCAATATGATGAATACCACAGCAAAAGTTCTTCACCAAACTTACCCAGAACTCAAGATTGGAGGACCAGGACATGCATGGCCAGCCTATGAATTACAGGATTTTAAAGTTTGGGAAGATAGAATGTCCAAGTTCATTGAACGTGCAGGTAAAGAAATGGATTTTCTATCGGTACATCTTTACTCAACTTTTTATGATGATAAAGTGAGTTATAGGGCAGGGGCTAATGCAGAAGCAATTTTAGACTTGATTGAAGCGAAGTCATTTAAAGAATTTGGAAAGGTAAAGCCTTTAGTTATATCTGAGTATGGAGCAGGTTTTAAGGCAGGGTCAAAAATTCAAGAAGCATATTTTCAAAATAGAGATTGGTTAATTATTCACTCTGTCAATTCTAAAATGATGCAATTTATGCAACGACCAGATAGGATTCAGAAAACGATTCCATTCATTACTTCCACCGCGACTTGGTTTAAATCTGAGCATCCATATCCTTATGTTTTATTTCACAAAAAAGGAAACGATTGGGAAACTACACACCTCATTAAGTTTTATGAATTTTGGAAAGGTATTGAAGGTGAATACATTCCTGTCAATTCTTCTCATCCTGATGTTCAAGTCATAGGTTTAAGGAATAATAATAAGTTTTATATCTGTCTTGATAATTTAGAAGATAAAGAAACGAAGGTTGATCTTTTCTCAACTCTGAAAGGGTTTAAAGCTAAAAAAGTAAGAATTAGACGTTTATTTAGTAATAGCGAACAACCAGTTTTAGAAGAAATCAAATTGAAGAATTGGAAAGAACTAACATTAAAAGCTGATGAAACTTCCATTATCATATTTGAACTAAAAAAAGAATTGCAGAATAATAAAGAGATAGTTTTGACAGAAAAATATCATGAAAATCTGATTGAAAAAGTAGATGAAGATGGTATTTCCTATGACTTTGAAGTAAATACTAAAGGACTTACACATGCTGAGTTAAGTCTTGGAATATCTCGACCAATTAACTTATCAACCACCCCGGTAGTATCAGTAAACGGTTATCAGTTAATGGTTGATGAAAATGAGATGGGGAGAAGACAAGATTTTAAAGAACTAACCTTTGAAGGAGCTGAAGAACCTAAAAAGAAAAGACCAAAACAGCAGAATTTTTTTGGTGTTAGAAAGGTAGCTATTCCGCTAGGCTATTTGAAAGAGCAAAATACAATTACTGTGAAATTTGAAGAAGGGGAGGGCTTTGTTTCAACAATAAAATTAAGTACAGCTCATCTCAGAACACTAATTGAGTAG
- a CDS encoding sulfatase-like hydrolase/transferase, translated as MMGNLLTSHSSLAQKKTETKKPNIIIIYMDDLGFGDLSCYGAKEIKTPNIDKIAKQGIKFTNGYASSSTCTPSRYALLTGEYPWKNKNAAILSGDAPLLISTDKQTLPKKLKANGYTTAVVGKWHLGLGNGQVNWNERVSPGPNEVGFEYAYIMAATNDRVPTVYMEDGGVVGLDKNDPIEVNYRKNFEGEPTGLDNPELLKMKWHHGHNKSIVNGIPRIGYMKGGKSALWDDEQMSEHFLGIAQDFVKENKEKPFFLYYALHQPHVPRIPNPRFVGSTNLGPRGDVIVEADWAVGEFMNTLKKEGLLENTLIIFSSDNGPVLNDGYFDQADTRNGLHTPAGVLRGGKYSLYDAGAHVPFMCMWKGEIKPMESNALVSQVDIFNSINSLLKLNEVDTDSQNILEAFLGKTEKGRSEFVVEANRNLAYRSGDWLMIPPYTGNPVNAFVGIELGKAKYFQLFNLKEDPSQTKNLSKEYPEVLAKLKKEFLEEVKGFEPEGANELVLE; from the coding sequence ATGATGGGAAACCTTTTGACATCGCATAGTTCATTAGCGCAAAAGAAAACTGAAACCAAAAAGCCAAATATTATTATCATTTACATGGATGATTTAGGATTTGGCGATTTGAGTTGTTACGGAGCAAAGGAGATAAAAACTCCAAACATAGATAAAATTGCAAAGCAAGGAATTAAGTTTACCAATGGTTATGCTTCATCGTCTACTTGTACACCAAGCAGATATGCTTTGCTTACAGGTGAATATCCGTGGAAAAATAAAAATGCAGCAATTTTAAGTGGTGATGCTCCATTACTTATTTCTACTGATAAACAGACTCTTCCAAAGAAACTTAAAGCAAATGGCTATACTACTGCTGTTGTCGGAAAGTGGCATTTAGGTCTAGGAAATGGGCAGGTGAATTGGAATGAAAGAGTTAGCCCCGGACCAAATGAAGTTGGTTTTGAATACGCTTACATTATGGCTGCTACCAACGACAGAGTTCCTACAGTTTATATGGAAGATGGGGGTGTAGTAGGGCTAGACAAGAATGATCCTATTGAGGTTAACTACCGCAAAAATTTTGAAGGAGAACCAACTGGGCTAGATAACCCTGAGCTATTAAAAATGAAATGGCATCATGGGCACAACAAATCAATCGTAAACGGAATTCCTCGTATTGGTTACATGAAAGGTGGAAAATCTGCTTTGTGGGATGATGAGCAAATGTCTGAGCATTTTTTAGGCATTGCCCAAGATTTTGTAAAGGAGAACAAAGAAAAACCTTTCTTCCTGTACTATGCATTACATCAGCCACATGTTCCTCGTATTCCTAATCCAAGATTTGTTGGGAGTACCAATTTGGGACCAAGAGGTGATGTGATTGTAGAGGCCGACTGGGCAGTTGGTGAGTTTATGAATACCCTTAAAAAAGAAGGATTACTTGAAAACACATTGATCATATTCTCTAGTGATAATGGCCCTGTTCTAAATGACGGTTATTTTGATCAAGCAGATACTAGAAATGGTTTGCATACACCTGCTGGTGTCTTAAGAGGTGGTAAATATAGTTTGTATGATGCTGGAGCACATGTTCCGTTTATGTGTATGTGGAAAGGGGAAATTAAACCAATGGAATCAAATGCTTTGGTATCTCAAGTTGATATTTTTAACTCGATTAATTCTCTTTTGAAATTAAATGAAGTAGATACAGATAGTCAAAATATACTTGAAGCATTTTTAGGAAAAACAGAGAAAGGAAGATCAGAATTTGTAGTAGAAGCAAACCGTAATTTAGCATACAGATCGGGCGACTGGTTAATGATTCCTCCTTATACCGGTAATCCTGTAAATGCCTTTGTGGGAATTGAATTAGGTAAAGCAAAATACTTTCAATTATTCAACTTAAAAGAAGACCCGTCTCAAACTAAAAACTTGAGTAAGGAATACCCAGAAGTTTTAGCTAAATTGAAGAAAGAATTCTTAGAGGAAGTAAAAGGTTTTGAGCCTGAAGGAGCTAATGAATTAGTTCTTGAATAG
- a CDS encoding hybrid sensor histidine kinase/response regulator transcription factor: MFSTKIFRLRLLPTLMMCLSFIGMSINTFGIGNNIVLQHFSTRDGLSQNDINCIYQDQRGVVWIGTNNGFSSFDGYEFKNYTMETHPLSSNLINKIKEDHLGNLWLGTADAGLCRFNIQSETFDSFSNTDLNPKLFTDDVASRMTFDNDGNLWFGNSKGLNCVKKEFLDKKHISALKYYHNPHNAESILSNHITDLFVDNSGTLWIGTKKGLQEYIPAKGHQNYGTFKSYLKTTDNNLLNISQEGSNLLIAYFDGVFEMSLKNSEKGDFVKKSDLKCDVLLKSESDVIWAGTPDGLYQLQYGSYRDSLEVLGFYNSSNNDNMSTNIITALYEDNIGIIWIGTNGGGINKYNPRRKKFGHIKKGHFEGSLSYNKIRSIFQDSKDRLWIGTEGGGINLLENWNERNYNSGFKTIPVVNDKKSPNIVYSIEEWNEKMVFGVGYPFKSLAIDSNKAHKLEQQLTKSIFHPKGHHNAAFSIENDGDSVIWMGTYGGGVLRGIKQKDNSIIWSNSILSHKKGKENLLDIIRSLHLDKQGNLWVGTREGLCFISKNEKLKEHPKYTLFQNEDSNPKSLSYNYILPIFEASNGEIWIGTMGGGLNILAPDNISNSSTFDHISIENGLPSNVIKSILEDDYGNLWVASNKGLSKINLETRSVKNYDVSDGLQDDEFSELAAFKNKDGMLLFGGVNGINIFNPHEIVDDNTISDLIFTNLKVLNTNIKPFQVFHNNQILSQSLRDTKSIELYYNQNSFAVNFACLHYGAPENNLYKYKLVGFDQDWISADAMQREAKYTNLSPGEYQLLVKGANGDNVWNPQPISLHIKVLPPWWLSWWAKWMYVMLFFAAISFFSRYSIITARRKSQLEMEKFEREKLEDLSQLKLQFFTNISHELRTPLTLIHTPIEQLIKKGRNLSEHEREKSYQLIFKNVQHLMRLVNQLLDFRKVDQGKMKLQLMRGNWNTFIEQVFHSFKEFAEHEHIDFNFHSEGSDIHGYMDNDKLEKIMYNLLSNAFKFTYQGEINLSVKRADDKVKITLQDTGIGISEEKQEHLFNRFYQVENLKTAKHRGTGIGLAFTKSLVELHNGTIEFESETNKGTTFYLEFPLSVENYEGEQIELNQELVSKEDTNEEEDLLEVSTKPKVVVIDDNHSIRELLQSLLEETYEVFLAEDGEKGLSLAKEVMPNLILSDIMMPILDGYELTKKIREDSQLCHLPIVLLTAKNSENSKLKGYEYGVDAYVTKPFNSDVLLARIHTLIENRSNQQKRFRTDIDIQPSEITFTPIDEKFLNRLVGIVEENISDSEFTVEKLALEYGATPLRLNQKLKALTGQTAKGFIRNIRLKRAAQMLKLGRFSVSDVTYEVGFNDLKYFRNCFKKEFGVPPSHYLKDNSTPSDKPVFELDEIGKE; encoded by the coding sequence ATGTTTTCAACTAAAATATTTAGACTTAGATTATTACCAACTTTGATGATGTGTTTATCATTTATTGGTATGTCTATCAATACTTTTGGTATTGGAAATAACATTGTTCTCCAACATTTTTCAACAAGAGATGGCCTATCCCAAAATGATATAAATTGTATATATCAAGATCAGAGAGGTGTAGTTTGGATTGGTACTAACAACGGATTTAGTAGCTTTGATGGATATGAGTTTAAAAATTATACTATGGAAACTCATCCCCTATCCTCAAATCTAATCAATAAAATTAAAGAAGATCATCTCGGGAATTTATGGCTTGGTACAGCTGATGCAGGACTTTGTAGATTCAATATTCAAAGTGAAACATTTGACTCCTTTTCAAATACAGATTTGAATCCTAAATTATTTACAGATGATGTCGCTTCCCGAATGACATTTGACAATGATGGAAATTTGTGGTTTGGGAATTCCAAGGGTTTAAACTGTGTAAAGAAAGAATTTTTAGACAAAAAGCATATTTCTGCACTTAAATATTACCATAATCCTCACAATGCAGAAAGTATTTTATCAAATCATATCACTGATCTGTTCGTAGATAATAGTGGAACATTATGGATTGGAACTAAAAAAGGACTTCAGGAATATATCCCAGCCAAAGGACATCAAAATTATGGCACATTCAAGTCATATTTGAAAACTACTGATAACAACCTCCTTAACATTTCACAAGAAGGAAGTAATCTGTTGATTGCATATTTTGATGGTGTATTTGAAATGAGTTTGAAAAACTCTGAAAAAGGTGATTTTGTAAAGAAATCTGATTTAAAATGTGATGTCCTACTTAAATCTGAATCTGATGTTATTTGGGCTGGTACTCCGGATGGTTTATACCAGTTACAATATGGGAGCTACAGAGATTCACTGGAAGTATTAGGTTTTTACAACAGCTCAAATAATGACAATATGAGTACCAATATTATCACAGCTTTATATGAAGATAACATTGGTATTATTTGGATTGGTACTAACGGTGGAGGTATTAATAAATATAACCCTAGAAGAAAAAAGTTTGGGCATATTAAAAAAGGACATTTTGAAGGAAGTCTGAGTTACAATAAAATCAGATCAATTTTTCAAGACTCAAAAGATAGATTATGGATTGGTACAGAAGGCGGTGGTATTAACTTACTTGAAAACTGGAATGAGAGAAACTATAACTCTGGTTTCAAAACAATACCAGTGGTCAATGATAAAAAATCACCGAATATTGTCTATAGTATTGAAGAATGGAATGAGAAAATGGTCTTTGGTGTAGGCTATCCTTTTAAATCATTAGCCATCGATAGTAACAAAGCTCATAAGTTAGAACAACAACTTACTAAAAGCATTTTTCATCCTAAAGGTCATCATAACGCTGCTTTTTCAATAGAGAATGATGGTGATTCTGTTATTTGGATGGGTACTTACGGAGGTGGAGTCCTAAGAGGTATTAAGCAAAAAGATAATAGTATAATTTGGTCAAACTCTATTCTTTCACATAAAAAAGGAAAAGAAAATCTACTAGATATTATTCGAAGTTTACACTTAGATAAACAAGGTAACTTATGGGTAGGTACTCGAGAAGGACTCTGTTTTATTTCTAAAAATGAAAAATTGAAAGAACATCCAAAGTATACGCTCTTTCAAAATGAAGATTCTAACCCTAAAAGTCTGAGCTATAATTATATCTTACCAATTTTTGAGGCTTCAAATGGTGAAATATGGATTGGAACAATGGGTGGAGGTCTAAATATTTTAGCTCCTGATAACATTTCAAATAGTTCTACTTTCGACCATATTTCAATTGAAAATGGACTACCAAGTAATGTTATTAAATCAATTTTGGAGGATGATTACGGAAATCTTTGGGTCGCAAGTAACAAAGGACTTAGTAAAATAAATCTGGAAACTCGTTCTGTAAAAAATTATGATGTCAGTGATGGGCTTCAAGATGATGAATTTAGTGAGTTGGCGGCTTTTAAAAATAAAGATGGTATGCTCCTATTTGGTGGAGTAAATGGTATCAATATTTTTAATCCTCATGAAATTGTTGATGATAACACAATTTCTGATCTCATTTTCACTAACCTAAAAGTACTGAATACCAATATTAAACCGTTCCAAGTATTCCATAATAATCAAATTCTAAGTCAATCATTGAGGGATACAAAATCTATTGAACTTTATTACAACCAAAATAGTTTTGCAGTCAACTTTGCTTGTTTGCATTATGGTGCACCCGAAAATAATCTATATAAATATAAACTTGTAGGTTTTGACCAAGATTGGATTTCAGCAGATGCAATGCAAAGAGAAGCAAAATATACAAACCTTTCACCAGGAGAATATCAACTTCTTGTAAAAGGAGCTAACGGTGACAATGTTTGGAATCCGCAACCTATTTCTCTACACATAAAAGTACTTCCTCCTTGGTGGTTAAGTTGGTGGGCAAAATGGATGTATGTAATGCTCTTTTTTGCTGCAATTTCTTTCTTCTCTAGATATTCAATTATTACTGCTAGAAGAAAGAGTCAATTGGAAATGGAAAAATTTGAACGTGAAAAATTGGAAGATCTAAGTCAATTGAAACTTCAGTTTTTTACAAACATTTCGCATGAGCTACGCACTCCACTTACTTTAATTCATACTCCAATTGAGCAACTTATTAAAAAAGGGAGAAATCTTTCCGAACATGAACGTGAAAAGTCTTATCAGCTGATTTTCAAGAATGTACAACACTTAATGCGACTTGTAAATCAACTACTTGATTTCCGTAAAGTTGATCAAGGAAAGATGAAACTACAACTTATGAGAGGAAATTGGAATACCTTCATTGAACAAGTATTTCATTCTTTCAAAGAATTTGCGGAGCATGAACATATTGACTTTAACTTCCACTCGGAAGGTAGTGACATACATGGATATATGGACAACGATAAGTTGGAAAAAATAATGTATAACCTACTTTCAAATGCCTTCAAGTTTACTTATCAAGGTGAAATAAACCTATCTGTAAAGCGAGCTGACGATAAAGTGAAAATCACATTGCAGGATACCGGAATAGGAATTTCTGAAGAGAAACAAGAACACCTTTTTAATAGATTCTATCAAGTAGAAAATCTCAAAACAGCTAAGCATAGAGGAACAGGTATCGGACTTGCATTTACAAAAAGTCTAGTAGAACTTCACAATGGTACTATCGAATTTGAAAGTGAAACAAATAAAGGAACTACCTTCTATTTAGAATTCCCACTTTCTGTAGAAAATTATGAAGGAGAACAAATTGAACTTAATCAAGAATTAGTAAGCAAAGAAGACACAAACGAAGAAGAAGATTTACTAGAAGTATCAACGAAACCGAAAGTTGTTGTTATTGATGATAATCATTCAATTCGTGAGCTGTTACAATCTTTATTAGAAGAAACATATGAAGTTTTCTTAGCTGAAGATGGTGAAAAAGGACTAAGTCTTGCAAAAGAGGTTATGCCTAACTTGATCCTCTCAGATATCATGATGCCTATTTTAGATGGTTATGAACTCACCAAGAAAATTCGTGAAGACAGTCAACTCTGTCATTTGCCAATTGTACTTTTAACAGCTAAGAATTCTGAGAACAGTAAACTTAAAGGTTATGAATACGGAGTAGATGCTTATGTAACTAAACCATTTAATTCTGATGTTTTATTGGCAAGAATTCATACACTTATAGAGAATAGAAGTAACCAACAGAAACGTTTCAGAACTGATATTGATATACAACCAAGTGAAATTACCTTCACTCCTATTGATGAAAAATTCTTAAATCGTTTGGTAGGTATTGTAGAGGAAAACATTTCAGATTCAGAATTTACTGTTGAAAAGCTCGCGCTAGAATATGGAGCAACTCCTTTAAGATTGAATCAGAAACTTAAAGCCTTGACAGGGCAGACGGCAAAAGGATTTATCAGAAATATTCGTCTTAAAAGAGCTGCACAAATGCTTAAGCTTGGTAGGTTTAGTGTAAGTGATGTTACTTATGAGGTAGGGTTTAATGATCTCAAATACTTCAGAAATTGCTTCAAAAAAGAGTTTGGCGTACCTCCTTCACACTATTTGAAAGACAATTCAACACCTTCTGACAAACCCGTATTTGAACTTGATGAAATAGGAAAAGAATAA